The Taeniopygia guttata chromosome 6, bTaeGut7.mat, whole genome shotgun sequence genome contains a region encoding:
- the AP3M1 gene encoding AP-3 complex subunit mu-1: MIHSLFLINCSGDIFLEKHWKSVVSQSVCDYFFEAQEKAIDVENVPPVISTPHHYLISIYRDKIFFVSVIQTEVPPLFVIEFLHRVADTFQDYFGECSETAIKDNVVIVYELLEEMLDNGFPLATESNILKELIKPPTILRSVVNSITGSSNVGDTLPTGQLSNIPWRRAGVKYTNNEAYFDVIEEIDAIIDKSGSTVFAEIQGVIDSCIKLSGMPDLSLSFMNPRLLDDVSFHPCIRFKRWESERVLSFIPPDGNFRLISYRVSSQNLVAIPVYVKHMISFKENTSSGRFDVTIGPKQNMGKTVEGVVMTVHMPKAVLNMNLTATQGSYTFDPVTKVLTWDVGKITPQKLPNLKGIVNLQSGAPKPEENPSLNIQFKIQQLAISGLKVNRLDMYGEKYKPFKGVKYITKAGKFQVRT; this comes from the exons ATGATCCACAGCCTGTTTCTTATAAACTGTTCTGGTGATATCTTCTTGGAGAAGCACTGGAAGAGTGTTGTGAGCCAGTCTGTCTGCGATTATTTCTTTGAAGCTCAGGAGAAAGCAATTGATGTTGAGAATGTGCCTCCTGTCATCTCAACTCCACATCACTACCTCATCAGCATCTATCGGGATAAAATCTTCTTTGTGTCTGTCATACAGACAGAAGTGCCACCACTCTTTGTAATTGAATTTCTGCACCGAGTAGCAGATACTTTCCAG GATTACTTTGGCGAATGTTCTGAGACGGCAATTAAGGACAATGTAGTAATTGTGTATGAACTTCTAGAAGAAATGCTAGACAATGGCTTTCCACTGGCAACAGAATCTAACATACTGAAGGAGCTGATTAAGCCTCCCACAATTTTGCGCTCTGTTGTCAACTCCATCACAG gcAGTAGTAATGTGGGAGACACGCTTCCCACTGGACAGTTATCCAACATTCCTTGGCGCAGAGCGGGAGTAAAATACACGAACAACGAAGCCTATTTTGATGTCATTGAAGAAATTGATGCAATTATAGACAAATCAG GTTCCACTGTCTTTGCAGAAATCCAAGGTGTTATTGATTCGTGTATTAAGCTCTCAGGAATGCCAGATCTTTCTCTGTCTTTCATG AACCCGCGGCTGCTGGATGACGTCAGCTTCCATCCGTGTATTCGGTTCAAGCGCTGGGAGTCCGAGCGAGTCCTGTCCTTTATTCCTCCCGATGGCAATTTCAGACTCATCTCCTACCGTGTCAGCTCCCAGAA CTTGGTGGCAATTCCTGTATATGTGAAGCACATGATCAGTTTTAAGGAAAATACTTCTTCGGGAAGATTTGATGTTACCATTGGACCAAAACAGAATATGGGGAAAACAGTAGAAGGAGTAGTCATGACAGTTCACATGCCAAAGGCTGTACTTAACATGAACCTCACTGCTACACAAGGCAGCTATACATTTGACCCAGTTACTAAA GTGCTAACATGGGATGTGGGCAAAATTACCCCTCAAAAGCTACCAAACCTGAAGGGCATAGTGAACCTGCAGTCTGGAGCCCCCAAGCCAGAGGAGAACCCAAGTTTAAACATCCAGTTTAAGATACAACAGCTTGCAATTTCAG GACTGAAAGTGAATCGCCTAGACATGTATGGGGAAAAATACAAGCCTTTTAAAGGTGTCAAATACATtacaaaagcaggaaaattccAAGTCAGGACATGA